A window of the Henckelia pumila isolate YLH828 chromosome 3, ASM3356847v2, whole genome shotgun sequence genome harbors these coding sequences:
- the LOC140890123 gene encoding uncharacterized protein, with amino-acid sequence MEEAWKQKEIAWREGSRDRGRYGKIRDFMGRLSQKALMTLVNAGCFSKDSRDLMSGMEPGSKNGYKRQEDGPAKCIINMISRGSTDGDSNRARKSWSRQESLGVEGYEMSLVKTALYGFAGHSVQLQGEMLLPITLGSGDLKKKVISMFTIVDAPSSYNFILGRWGNLEEISHPQGSVMQKRLKLIIKGQERVGKMDVVEEGRCVMWRKPREKNEEIELEPGEEGKSTKIARDLEAGLAEQLKICLVKNANVFAWSPFELVGISSHIAEHKLNVVSGSRSIKQKKRHFGEEKDKMIAEQVQELLRAGHIKEVKFPTWLSNVVLVPKATGNWKMCVDFRDLNKACPKDCYPLPRIDQLVDSTSRFELLCFMDAYHGYHQIPLAREDQDNVSFITSGGTFCYVVMSFGLKNSEATYQRMMDKVFQKQIGQNVEVYVGDILIKSRARDCFIEDMDEAFATIRQYEIKLNPLKCMFGVKSGKFLGFMVIEIWIEVNPEKVKMLWEMPSPTSIWEFQWLTGRITALYRFIDRSAHRSYHFFQVLRKA; translated from the exons ATGGAGGAGGCTTGGAAGCAGAAGGAGATAGCCTGGAGAGAAGGAAGTAGGGATAGGGGAAGATACGGgaaaattagggattttatgGGGCGATTGTCCCA GAAGGCACTCATGACACTAGTGAATGCAGGATGCTTCAGCAAAGATAGCAGAGACCTTATGTCGGGGATG GAGCCGGGTTCCAAGAATGGATATAAGAGGCAAGAGGATGGGCCAGCCAAGTGTATCATTAATATGATATCCAGGGGATCCACTGATGGAGATTCCAACCGGGCTAGGAAGTCTTGGAGCCGGCAAGAGAGCTTGGGAGTGGAA GGTTATGAGATGAGCCTGGTCAAAACAGCCCTGTATGGCTTCGCTGGGCATAGCGTTCAACTCCAAGGGGAGATGCTGCTACCCATAACCTTAGGGTCGGGGGATTTGAAAAAGAAAGTCATTTCAATGTTCACGATAGTGGATGCACCCTCTTCTTACAACTTCATCCTGGGAC GGTGGGGGAATTTAGAGGAGATCAGCCATCCTCAAGGAAGTGTTATGCAAAAACGATTAAAGTTGATTATAAAAGGGCAAGAGAGGGTAGGAAAGATGGATGTCGTGGAGGAAGGGAGGTGTGTTATGTGGAGGAAGCCAAGGGAAAAAAATGAAGAGATAGAGCTGGAACCCGGGGAGGAGGGGAAATCTACCAAAATTGCCCGGGACCTGGAGGCGGGCTTGGCGGAGCAATTGAAGATCTGTCTGGTCAAAAATGCTAATGTGTTTGCCTGGTCTCCTTTTGAATTGGTAGGAATTTCATCTCATATAGCGGAACACAAATTGAACGTTGTGTCGGGATCCCGATCTATTAAGCAAAAAAAGAGGCATTTCGGAGAAGAGAAGGATAAAATGATTGCTGAGCAGGTTCAGGAATTACTTCGGGCGGGGCACATTAAGGAGGTAAAATTTCCTACCTGGTTGTCCAATGTGGTGTTAGTGCCAAAGGCTACAGGGAACTGGAAAATGTGTGTGGACTTTCGGGACTTGAACAAGGCTTGTCCTAAGGATTGCTATCCTCTACCCCGGATTGATCAGCTGGTAGATTCCACATCAAGATTTGAACTGCTCTGCTTCATGGATGCATACCATGGGTATCATCAAATACCCTTGGCCCGGGAGGATCAAGATAACGTCAGCTTTATCACATCAGGAGGTACTTTTTGCTATGTGGTTATGTCGTTCGGACTAAAGAATTCAGAGGCCACATATCAGAGGATGATGGATAAAGTATTTCAAAAGCAGATTGGGCAGAATGTGGAAGTGTATGTGGGTGACATACTCATAAAATCCCGGGCCCGAGATTGCTTCATAGAAGACATGGATGAAGCTTTTGCTACGATTCGGCAGTACGAGATTAAGTTAAACCCGTTGAAGTGCATGTTTGGGGTCAAAAGTGGCAAGTTTTTAGGGTTCATGGTGATAGAGATATGGATAGAGGTGAACCCAGAAAAGGTCAAGATGCTTTGGGAGATGCCCTCACCAACATCAATATGGGAATTTCAATGGCTGACCGGGCGAATTACAGCCTTGTACCGATTTATAGACCGGTCAGCCCACCGCAGTTATCATTTTTTCCAAGTTTTACGTAAAGCTTAG